GGATGGAAACGGAACAGTGGACGTCCATGAGTTCATCAAGATTCTCAGTGAAGAGGGCCATGGGTTAGTGAATAATTCCGGATTTTTCCAAGAGCTTGACCGTGATGGCAATGAAAGTCTGGATTTCAATGAATTTCTCACCCTATTCTATATCATTAAAAGCCGTAGTAGGCCTTTCTGTGCTGGGTGTGGAATTTTTTTGAAGAGTTTGTTTTTCAGTTGCGCTAAGTGCCATGAAAGCAGCGATGAAACATTTGATCTTTGCTCTGCGTGTTACCGGGGCAAAAGGTTCAGTCACCAGCACGCTGCCTTTTTAGATAACTACACTTTGTTGGCACACAAGAGGCTCATCACCCTGGGAGGAAAGGGACAACCAAACACGAGTCAGGTAATGTATataatcatcatcatcgtcatcCCATGTATCCACTTACCCACCTTTTCCACTACTTTTAGTCGAGCTCTTCGCTGGTTTTTAGATCCCAATATACAAGAAGAAGGATCAGAATTCAGCAATCCCCATCTGTTGATTATTTTAGTCGAGCTCTTCGCTGGTTTATGACTAGAATAGATGCATTGACAGCCTTctacaaacataaaaaaaatgagacatCAAAAATTGTTTACTatctcaaattaaaatgatgTTTAAAGATTAGGACAAACAAATGGTGtgatttgtttgtttgatgTTTAGTTATTTTGTTCATCCATAatatctcttgattttaattggggttatattataattttttaaaatcactcgtACGCCCTCGAGTTACCCATAAACGCCTTTTCATTTCTCTGGATTTCGTTTGGGATAAcaatagttaaaataatttagattttGTTTGGGATAATGCTAATATAGATTATTTGTTTGTTACAGGCAGCTTCTTCAGGGACAAGTAGTTCCAACCCTAAGCCACCAGAGTCTAAAAGTGTAagtccattttttttaacaaccttatttattttcttaaaagccCGAATTCTTCTAATTCTTTGAAATTgtatgtatgttgattgatttttaaggtcaaaaattttttttgtttttttttttcgaatttTAATGAGACATGATATTATAATTCATCGTATCAAATAGAAAAGGATATTATATGGATAATTTCACTCACTTCCCTTGAGGTTTTTCTCAACTTTGGATTTGGTCTacttgaatttttaaaatatacaatatttgtgtcaattattaatttgttgTTAAGCTTTGCTAATATGGATTAGTTGTTTGATACAGGCAACTTCTTCACAGAGCAGTTCCAGCGCTAAGCCACAGAAGCCTCAAACCGTaagtcccattttttttttttttttttgaaaaagaacaacttatttattttttaaaagcccaaattttttctaattttttgaaattgtatgtatgttgattgatttttaaggtcaaaattttctttattatatatatattttgcataaAATATAGGATCTATGTATGAGAAGAAACAGGAATTACATTCATGCCTCCACTTATGGCTTACCcgctttttcattttcactacTTTTTAGTTCAGCTCTTCTCTAGATTTTAGATCGCTCTATTTTACTCAATTTTGCGGACTGTTTATAAGTTTTACTGATATAATCTACTTGTTTGATCCAGAAAACTTCAGCCAGGCCGAACCCTAAACAAGTAAGACTTTTTTTGtactttattttcttgaaagcccaatttaattttttttttttggaaattttaggtttgtaaattggtttttaatatcaaagccttattgtaaaagaaataattaagggcatttatgtaaaaaatggtaatataaatattattttaggatattatatcaaatacataaaaatattataagatattaaACCTCAaccaatatatattttaaactagaaagaaataaaatttagaatggAAACATATCTCATTccttattagaaaaaaaaaaaatatttaggtcCTGTTTGGTTGGTTAAATATAACATGAGATGATAAGATAGAGGATATTCTATCATATCCCATATTTGGTTGGTGATAGGATAGAATAAGTTATCTCATTATTTATCTATCTTATGTTCAACTAAACATGGGATAAGATAAATGATGAAtatattatccattttttttatccctttCATATGAGATATGTTAATCTTATAATAAGATATGAGATATATATATCCTATgcatctaaaatttatttttaattattttttatttttttattatactgattttacaaaataatttttttattataaattaaatttataattaaaaaaataaaaataaaaactaaaaaaatatttataaaataatattaatatatgatatataaattatttttatatattaaataacataatattaaaaaaattatttatgaagtttaaatattttaatcatgaatattattatacataacaaaaattgtatttttttaaatagaaaatatttgaatgtgatataatttttattttaaacattgaaaataatatatattttatattactttttattcatttaacaaattaaatataaatataatataatatactaTAGATCGTCTCATTTGATATGTtatcttaaaatatcatgtCCATGGGATATGTATATTCAAGGATATCATATCCTATGGGAAATCATATCCTAGGGTATGCATATTTTATCCAGTAGGATATGATATCCTAAGATGTATATATCATTTCCCGTCAACCAAATGTAGCTTCAaagttttattaataaaaaatattatattgtgttaaataatatacattaaattatattgtacagtaaatattttaaatcattttttaatattaatattatatcaattgctattatgtattaatattattttaatattcatataaaaaaattatttctttttcatttaaaaaaaaaaaaaactaaacttccTTGTTTCCCAAAGTTATtaatatggaaaagaaaaaaaaatgaatgaaaaaaaaacattataatctATCCTTATACACTTGAATTTGCACTTGGACTAATGCATCCTTAACTTACATTGAGTTTCAGGAGAAAAGAAGGCAGAGATTAGAGGCTTTTAACAATGGAATTGACATGGGAAACTATGTTAGTGACGTCGTTACCGGTGATTGTAGCATTCTAtaaaagtgtgtttgacaacgattttataaaatgtttttattctttttaatacttgaaatataaaaattttgaaacattaaatatataaaaaatactttgtaaaatcactatcaaacgcactATAAGTATTTCATTATTGAAATCTAGTTATAATTAAGGACCTCTCCCAATGTGATTTTCACCGATTCTATGTACTATTCGACTTTGCTGGGAACTGTactatttgattttcaataCTCATGTATATGGTATATTTTTATTGAGATTGTTGCttgaagtaaaaaagaaaaaacaaacaaacaaatagcaAATAACCCTGGTTTATACATATGATAGGGAGCTTTTGCTTGTTATAAGGTTTATCATAAAATTAGTGAATGATGATGGCTGGCCAACCAATTGTAGTAGCTGGGCTTTGAGTGATCAAGACAAGACAATTCTAAGATTTTTTTGGCATACTTACATATGGAGAGGAAAATGGAATAAATGAAAAGATAGAacgaaaaaattaataaaataaaacttgttCTAAACATAATAAACTTTTTGTTATCTTTtcccattttcaaaaattattaagaaaagcaaaaaatgtTGAGGAGAATGATTTCCTCATGATTGAttttcctatgaaaaatatgaaaaaaaatgaaatatagttaaaattagttaaaaatttatgcagttttaaattatttaatctttccttaaaagttggaaaataagttaaatgagtttgaagtagtgtataaaaataatttattaactttaaatctatttttaaaattttttcattttatcttttcttttactttttcattttattttctttctcttacattttcttcaaaattttccaagaaccaaagatAGCATAAAGAAGTatggaatttgaaatgaataacTACTTATATAATTCCTAATAAAATGCTTTTCTCCAACTCCATTTCtattacatttgatttttctttgatttactTGTACTGATAAATTCTTTAGGTGTATTCATTAAGGCTATGGAGTTGGTTAAGTCAATGAATTTGTTAGGATTGTGAGCTCCAAATGTATTAATTAATGTTGTAATGTcctggctatgtttggttcttgaaaagatttttaaggaaaatgcgagggaaagaaagtaaaaaagaaaaaatagaaggaaaatgaaaaataaatttaaagtcaattaatttttttatatattatttcaaactttttttcacttatttaactcttctatataaagattaattaattttaaaatatatacatttttttataattttaattatatttgactttcttttacattttccttaataaaaccaaatataagaaaatcattttcttcagcgttcttttttttttcttagtacttttgaacactaaacaataaaaatcaaGTACTCCCCTGTGACCAATTCAAATTGCATAGAAAAGTAGTAGCTTTTGGACTAATTATTGAAGTGCCACAGTAGATCACTCTCTTACCTTTTATTCAAACTTCTTACTAGGGCCTTCAAGACTTGTGGCCATGGTACCTACCTCCAATACTACAAATTCCTTCAAGATTCAAtccaaaatctcaaaatttgcAACTATCTTTCTCATATCAATTGAATCCTCCGAAGATAAATCTTGATAGAAATAATTATGGCTTTATGGAGAAAATTTTGACTACCTCAATAAAACTCATAACAGAGAAAATTCAATCAAACGTAGAACTTGATCTTTGGACGAGAATTAATCAATCTATTATGAGTTGACTTTGGACTTCCACAACTAAATTAATGTTTGGCTGAGATGTCAAAACCAAGTTTGaatccttttttgttttctaatgcTATGCTTGGTTTTCAGAAAGTactaagcaaaaaaaagaaattaaagaaaat
This region of Vitis vinifera cultivar Pinot Noir 40024 chromosome 5, ASM3070453v1 genomic DNA includes:
- the LOC100252791 gene encoding uncharacterized protein LOC100252791, giving the protein MEEISEAALAYYENGSEEQKQLARDFFNSLDEDGNGTVDVHEFIKILSEEGHGLVNNSGFFQELDRDGNESLDFNEFLTLFYIIKSRSRPFCAGCGIFLKSLFFSCAKCHESSDETFDLCSACYRGKRFSHQHAAFLDNYTLLAHKRLITLGGKGQPNTSQAASSGTSSSNPKPPESKSATSSQSSSSAKPQKPQTKTSARPNPKQEKRRQRLEAFNNGIDMGNYVSDVVTGDCSIL